A single Micromonospora sp. CCTCC AA 2012012 DNA region contains:
- a CDS encoding chymotrypsin family serine protease yields MTSLLTRRLAAAGVALVALTGLLAVQPVPAGAADKPQWTSDQPEDGSNTAAEVMAAQEPLVDLATRITALDPDGKGLGGIRLRVADRAVDLWWKGDVPPEVKEEINRAVDAGIGVELGESAYTQRELVDVTEALPDRWKEFPGMVDVSPAVDGSGLLVGVAKDVDTKGWDFGVPATVVPSEQVQQTSRQNDNAPWWGGAALRTPSGSCSTGFAVVRRTLWWESSRGILTAEHCAPGGGVAITDPTGELVGRAEPAPARRLSDSLYVPTRSGNRIYDGGVGVGEFSKPVVGAVGNFPGQFVCTSGAFTGVHCNIVTTRINALFLLSGGSFVSSGALGTQIDGRAAAGSGDSGGPVFTLTGGFSQTRAAGLIVGGIAPVGCGQFGSGCFNQVAFVDIGFVLLATESSILTS; encoded by the coding sequence ATGGACCAGTGACCAGCCCGAGGACGGCTCGAACACCGCCGCCGAGGTGATGGCGGCGCAGGAGCCGCTGGTGGACCTCGCCACCCGGATCACCGCGCTCGACCCGGACGGCAAGGGGCTCGGCGGGATCCGGCTGCGGGTCGCCGACCGGGCGGTCGACCTGTGGTGGAAGGGCGACGTGCCGCCCGAGGTGAAGGAGGAGATCAACCGGGCGGTCGACGCCGGGATCGGCGTGGAGCTGGGCGAGTCGGCGTACACCCAGCGGGAGCTGGTCGACGTGACGGAGGCGCTGCCGGACCGGTGGAAGGAGTTCCCCGGCATGGTCGACGTCAGCCCGGCGGTGGACGGCAGCGGCCTGCTGGTCGGGGTGGCGAAGGACGTCGACACCAAGGGCTGGGACTTCGGGGTGCCGGCGACCGTGGTGCCGAGCGAGCAGGTCCAGCAGACGAGCCGGCAGAACGACAACGCACCCTGGTGGGGCGGTGCGGCGCTGCGTACCCCGTCGGGGTCGTGCAGCACCGGCTTCGCCGTGGTGCGCCGCACCCTGTGGTGGGAGTCCAGCCGGGGCATCCTCACCGCCGAGCACTGCGCGCCCGGCGGCGGCGTGGCGATCACCGACCCGACGGGAGAGCTGGTCGGCAGGGCCGAGCCGGCACCGGCCCGCCGGCTGTCGGACTCGCTCTACGTGCCCACCCGGTCGGGCAACCGGATCTATGACGGCGGCGTCGGGGTCGGGGAGTTCTCCAAGCCGGTGGTCGGCGCGGTCGGCAACTTCCCCGGCCAGTTCGTCTGCACCTCGGGCGCCTTCACCGGGGTGCACTGCAACATCGTGACCACCCGGATCAACGCGCTCTTCCTGCTCTCCGGTGGGTCGTTCGTCAGCAGCGGCGCCCTCGGCACCCAGATCGACGGGCGGGCCGCCGCGGGATCGGGCGACAGCGGGGGGCCGGTCTTCACGCTGACCGGCGGGTTCAGCCAGACCCGGGCCGCCGGGCTGATCGTGGGTGGGATCGCCCCGGTGGGCTGCGGTCAGTTCGGCAGCGGCTGCTTCAACCAGGTCGCCTTCGTCGACATCGGCTTCGTGCTGCTGGCCACGGAGTCGAGCATCCTCACCTCGTGA